Proteins encoded by one window of Collimonas fungivorans:
- a CDS encoding PaaI family thioesterase: MSNREETVAQWQAEDSAVRTRLAAPGVASLEQLKQYSGVEFLQAILRGELPIPPIAQTLDFNLIEAEFGRVVFQGTPAMQHYNPIGSVHGGYFCTLLDSALGCAVQSALPKGSGYTTLELKVNLIRALTDKTGPVRAIGKVIQVGGRVGVAEANIVDAEGKIYAHATTTCLVFPLP; encoded by the coding sequence ATGTCGAATCGTGAAGAAACCGTGGCGCAATGGCAGGCAGAGGATAGCGCCGTGCGGACCAGACTGGCGGCGCCCGGCGTGGCCTCGCTGGAACAGCTCAAGCAATATAGCGGCGTTGAATTCTTGCAAGCCATCCTGAGGGGCGAATTGCCGATTCCGCCGATTGCGCAAACGCTGGACTTCAACCTGATCGAAGCCGAATTCGGCCGTGTGGTGTTCCAGGGCACGCCTGCCATGCAGCATTACAACCCGATCGGCAGCGTACACGGCGGCTACTTTTGCACCTTGCTGGATTCGGCGCTGGGATGCGCGGTGCAGTCGGCGCTGCCCAAGGGCAGCGGCTACACCACGCTGGAACTGAAAGTCAACCTGATCCGCGCGCTCACGGATAAGACCGGGCCGGTGCGCGCCATTGGTAAAGTGATCCAGGTCGGCGGCAGGGTCGGCGTGGCGGAAGCCAATATCGTGGACGCCGAAGGCAAGATCTATGCGCATGCGACCACTACCTGCCTGGTGTTTCCCCTGCCCTGA
- a CDS encoding TonB-dependent receptor, giving the protein MKTRLLRPLQLSALIALAYGFAVPAAYAQSAAKQISGAIHDALGHPLPDATVALKDASGNAVGSTRSDQQGHFVFSGIAPGSYAISVGKPSFQSENGTVTVADEAGATADITLKASQAGTVTASNAVVVTADRLDRARNGIQVETGSSIYRIGRKEIAAMPQGEDTAFNEVLLRAPGVAQDSFGQLHVRGDHANLQYRLNGIILPESISGFGQTLDTRFVDSVSVLTGALPAQYGYRTAGVVDIHTKNGELQNGGNIGVQIGSNNTRQVSGDVSGSTDSFSYYINGSFEANNLGIENPTGASSALHDRTLQNKAFGYFSYLLDADTRVSLILGNSDGRFQIPNSAGQTPGFQLDGAADLPSADLNERQHETNRYGILALQGKIGSDIDYQVAAFSRYSKVLFEPDQAGDLLYTGVASRVLRTGLANGLQADGSYRLNASHTLRAGINYTRENLKNSDNSLTFPADDSGAQLSTQPIALADSSQKTTNQTGIYLQDEWKLSDKVTLNYGARADWVNAYVSASQFSPRIGVVYQMTPQTTFHAGYARYFTPPASELIGSNTIASFNGTTNAPANNQNDAVQAESSDYYDLGVNHQLTEHVTLGLDGYYKKVKNMLDEGQFGSALLYTPFNYAQGKVYGLELTVNYHKDNLSAYLNLARSTALGKNIVSSQYNFGQDELNYISSNWVHLDHDQSITASTGVSYLWQGTTLTADALFGSGLRSGFANTEHLPAYTEVNLGASHTFNDSPIGKFTTRLSVINLLDKVYEIRDGSGIGVGAPQFGQRRAFYLALTKSF; this is encoded by the coding sequence ATGAAAACACGCTTGTTGCGTCCACTACAATTAAGCGCCTTGATTGCGCTCGCCTACGGTTTTGCCGTTCCCGCTGCTTATGCGCAGTCCGCTGCCAAACAAATCAGCGGCGCCATCCATGACGCCCTTGGCCACCCCTTGCCTGACGCCACGGTTGCCTTGAAAGATGCAAGCGGCAACGCCGTCGGCAGCACCCGCAGCGACCAGCAGGGACATTTTGTCTTTAGCGGCATCGCGCCCGGCAGCTATGCGATCAGCGTCGGCAAGCCTTCCTTCCAGTCGGAAAACGGCACGGTGACGGTGGCCGACGAGGCTGGCGCGACTGCCGATATCACGTTGAAAGCCAGCCAGGCCGGCACGGTCACGGCCAGCAATGCGGTGGTGGTCACCGCCGATCGCCTGGATCGCGCCAGGAATGGCATCCAGGTGGAAACCGGCAGCAGCATCTATCGCATCGGCCGCAAGGAAATCGCCGCCATGCCGCAGGGCGAGGACACGGCATTCAATGAAGTCTTGCTGCGCGCGCCCGGCGTGGCCCAGGATTCCTTCGGCCAACTGCACGTGCGCGGCGACCACGCCAACCTGCAATACCGCCTGAACGGCATCATCCTGCCGGAAAGCATTTCCGGTTTCGGCCAGACACTGGACACTCGCTTTGTCGACAGCGTCAGCGTCCTCACCGGCGCCTTGCCGGCGCAATACGGCTACCGCACCGCGGGCGTGGTCGATATCCATACCAAGAACGGCGAGTTGCAGAACGGCGGCAATATCGGCGTGCAGATCGGCAGCAACAACACGCGCCAGGTCAGCGGCGATGTGAGCGGCAGCACTGATTCCTTCAGCTACTATATCAACGGTTCCTTTGAAGCCAACAACCTCGGCATCGAAAATCCTACCGGCGCGTCCAGCGCCTTGCATGACCGCACTTTGCAAAACAAGGCTTTCGGTTATTTCTCTTACCTGCTCGACGCCGATACGCGGGTCAGCCTGATCCTCGGCAATTCGGACGGCCGTTTCCAGATACCCAACAGCGCCGGCCAGACTCCGGGTTTCCAGCTGGACGGCGCGGCCGATTTGCCGTCCGCCGACCTCAACGAACGGCAGCATGAAACCAACCGCTACGGCATCCTTGCCCTGCAAGGAAAAATCGGTTCCGACATCGATTACCAGGTGGCGGCATTCAGCCGTTATTCAAAAGTGCTGTTCGAGCCGGACCAGGCGGGCGACCTGTTGTATACCGGCGTCGCCTCGCGGGTGTTGCGTACCGGCCTGGCGAACGGCCTGCAGGCTGACGGCAGTTACCGCCTGAACGCCAGCCATACGCTGCGCGCCGGCATCAACTACACCCGCGAGAACTTGAAGAACAGCGACAACTCGCTGACTTTCCCTGCGGACGACAGCGGCGCGCAGCTGTCGACGCAGCCGATCGCGCTGGCCGACAGCAGCCAGAAGACGACCAACCAGACCGGCATCTATCTGCAGGACGAATGGAAACTGAGCGATAAAGTGACCTTGAATTACGGCGCCCGCGCCGACTGGGTGAATGCCTATGTCAGCGCCAGCCAGTTCAGTCCGCGCATCGGCGTGGTGTACCAGATGACGCCGCAGACTACCTTCCATGCCGGTTATGCCAGGTACTTCACGCCGCCCGCCAGCGAACTGATCGGTTCGAACACCATCGCCAGCTTCAACGGCACCACTAACGCTCCGGCCAACAACCAGAACGACGCGGTGCAGGCCGAGAGTTCGGATTATTACGACCTGGGCGTCAACCACCAGTTGACCGAGCATGTGACGCTGGGGCTGGACGGCTACTACAAGAAGGTCAAGAACATGCTGGACGAAGGGCAGTTCGGTTCGGCCTTGCTGTACACGCCGTTCAACTATGCGCAGGGCAAGGTGTACGGCCTGGAGCTGACGGTTAACTATCACAAGGACAACCTGTCGGCCTACCTGAACCTGGCGCGCTCTACCGCGCTGGGCAAGAACATCGTGTCGAGCCAGTACAACTTCGGCCAGGATGAACTGAACTACATCTCCAGCAACTGGGTGCACCTGGACCACGATCAAAGCATTACCGCCTCGACCGGGGTTTCCTATCTGTGGCAGGGCACCACGCTGACGGCGGATGCATTGTTCGGCAGCGGCTTGCGCAGCGGTTTCGCCAATACCGAGCATTTGCCGGCGTATACCGAAGTCAACCTGGGCGCCAGCCATACCTTCAACGACAGCCCGATCGGCAAGTTCACCACGCGCCTGAGTGTGATCAACCTGCTCGACAAGGTCTATGAAATTCGCGACGGTTCGGGCATCGGCGTCGGTGCGCCGCAGTTTGGCCAGCGCCGCGCTTTCTACCTGGCCTTGACAAAATCGTTCTGA
- the aceA gene encoding isocitrate lyase, with the protein MTTREQQVAALAKDWAENPRWKGVTRNYSAEDVVRLRGSVQIEHTLAKRGADKLWKLLHEEPFVNSLGALTGNQAMQQVKAGLKAIYLSGWQVAGDANLAGEMYPDQSLYPANSVPLVVKRINNTFQRADQIQWSEGKNDIDFFAPIVADAEAGFGGVLNAYELMKSMIDAGAAGVHFEDQLASVKKCGHMGGKVLVPSREAVEKLNAARLAADVSGTSTLVIARTDAEAADLLTSDVDENDKPFLTGERTVEGFYKTRPGIEQAISRALAYSPYADLVWCETGKPDLAFAKKFAEAVHAKFPGKMLAYNCSPSFNWKKNLDDATIAKFQKELGAMGYKFQFITLAGFHALNYSMFNLAHGYARNQMSAFVELQEAEFAAADKGFTAVKHQREVGTGYFDAVTQAIQQGQSSTTALHGSTEDEQFFEAKVA; encoded by the coding sequence ATGACTACACGTGAACAGCAAGTTGCCGCACTGGCCAAGGACTGGGCCGAGAATCCACGCTGGAAGGGCGTTACCCGCAATTATTCTGCAGAAGACGTGGTGCGTCTGCGCGGTTCGGTCCAGATCGAACACACGCTGGCAAAACGCGGCGCCGACAAACTGTGGAAGTTGCTGCACGAAGAGCCATTCGTCAACTCCCTCGGCGCACTGACCGGCAACCAGGCGATGCAGCAAGTCAAGGCAGGCTTGAAAGCGATCTATCTGTCGGGCTGGCAAGTCGCCGGCGACGCCAACCTGGCCGGCGAAATGTATCCCGACCAGTCGCTGTATCCGGCCAACTCGGTGCCGCTGGTGGTCAAGCGCATCAACAATACTTTCCAGCGCGCCGACCAGATCCAATGGTCGGAAGGCAAAAACGATATCGACTTTTTCGCACCTATCGTGGCGGATGCTGAAGCCGGTTTCGGCGGCGTGTTGAATGCCTATGAACTGATGAAATCGATGATCGATGCCGGCGCTGCCGGCGTCCACTTCGAAGACCAGCTGGCTTCGGTCAAGAAATGCGGCCACATGGGCGGCAAGGTGCTGGTGCCGAGCCGGGAAGCGGTTGAAAAGCTGAACGCGGCGCGCCTTGCGGCTGACGTTTCCGGCACTTCGACCCTGGTGATCGCACGCACCGATGCGGAAGCGGCCGACCTGCTGACTTCCGACGTCGATGAAAACGACAAGCCGTTCCTGACCGGCGAGCGCACCGTCGAAGGTTTCTACAAGACTCGCCCAGGCATCGAGCAGGCTATCTCGCGCGCATTGGCTTATTCGCCGTACGCCGACCTGGTGTGGTGCGAAACCGGCAAGCCGGACCTGGCTTTCGCCAAGAAATTCGCGGAAGCGGTGCATGCCAAGTTCCCAGGCAAGATGCTGGCGTATAACTGCTCGCCGTCGTTCAACTGGAAAAAGAACCTGGACGACGCCACTATCGCCAAGTTCCAGAAAGAACTGGGCGCGATGGGCTACAAGTTCCAATTCATCACGCTGGCCGGTTTCCATGCATTGAACTACTCGATGTTCAACCTGGCGCACGGTTATGCCCGCAACCAGATGTCCGCATTCGTCGAACTGCAGGAAGCCGAATTCGCTGCCGCCGACAAGGGCTTCACCGCGGTCAAGCACCAGCGCGAAGTCGGCACCGGTTATTTCGATGCAGTGACCCAGGCGATCCAGCAAGGCCAGTCCTCGACTACCGCTTTGCACGGCTCGACTGAAGATGAACAGTTCTTCGAAGCCAAGGTTGCTTGA
- a CDS encoding Lrp/AsnC family transcriptional regulator → MHKIDIDQIDRKMLTFLQQNGRVSNLELAQEVNLSAPQCHRRHRRLEEAGFIVRYETRLNPASLGLFVIAFVHVSMEKGHINDLSGFKNAINEWPQILECYSVTGDFDYVLKVTAHDLKELSDFLMEKLMRMRGVSGVRSSVCLDEIKSTNMLPLPPA, encoded by the coding sequence TTGCACAAAATAGACATCGATCAAATCGACCGCAAAATGTTGACTTTTCTGCAGCAGAACGGCCGCGTGTCCAACCTGGAGCTGGCACAGGAAGTCAATCTGTCGGCTCCTCAGTGCCACCGGCGCCACCGGCGGCTGGAAGAAGCGGGGTTTATCGTACGCTATGAAACCCGCCTGAATCCAGCCAGCCTGGGTTTGTTCGTGATCGCCTTCGTCCATGTCTCGATGGAAAAAGGACATATCAACGACTTGTCCGGCTTCAAGAACGCCATCAACGAATGGCCGCAGATCCTGGAATGTTACTCGGTAACCGGCGACTTTGACTATGTCCTCAAGGTCACCGCGCACGACTTGAAAGAGTTGTCGGATTTTCTGATGGAAAAGCTGATGCGCATGCGCGGCGTCAGCGGCGTGCGCTCCAGCGTCTGTCTGGATGAAATCAAGTCGACCAACATGCTGCCCTTGCCACCGGCCTGA
- a CDS encoding ABC transporter substrate-binding protein: protein MKFPFLRSAIASIVLLSLAGVSASAAYAADKTVVVTAIVEHPALDAVRDGVKDELKAAGYEAGKNLKFEYQSAQGNNATASQIARKYAGSQPDVAVAIATPSAQALVAATKTVPIVYAAVTDPVAAKLVKSWDASGTNVTGVSDMSPLDKQIELIRKVAPKAKRIGVIYSPGEANSVSIVESLKKLLAGTDLTLVEGAAARTIDVPSAAQSLVGKVDVIYAPTDNNVMSAFEGIVKVAEQAKLPVVAADTGAVKRGAAAAIGLNYYDLGRQTGKIVVRILKGEAAGKIASQTSTTFELYVNPKAALKQGLTLPADLVKSAKVVEQ from the coding sequence ATGAAATTTCCTTTCTTGCGTTCCGCTATTGCATCCATAGTCTTGCTTAGCCTGGCGGGCGTATCCGCCTCCGCTGCCTATGCTGCCGATAAAACAGTAGTGGTGACGGCCATCGTTGAACATCCGGCGCTCGACGCTGTGCGCGACGGCGTCAAGGACGAGTTGAAGGCGGCCGGCTATGAAGCCGGCAAGAATCTGAAGTTCGAATACCAGAGCGCGCAAGGCAACAACGCTACGGCGTCGCAGATCGCCCGTAAATATGCCGGCAGCCAGCCGGATGTCGCGGTCGCGATCGCCACCCCGTCGGCCCAGGCGCTGGTGGCCGCCACCAAGACCGTGCCTATCGTGTACGCCGCGGTGACCGATCCGGTCGCGGCCAAGCTGGTGAAGAGCTGGGATGCGTCCGGCACCAATGTCACCGGCGTTTCCGACATGTCGCCGCTGGACAAGCAGATCGAGCTGATCCGCAAGGTGGCGCCGAAAGCCAAGCGCATCGGCGTGATCTACAGCCCGGGCGAAGCGAATTCGGTATCCATCGTCGAATCGCTCAAGAAGCTGCTGGCCGGCACCGACCTGACCCTGGTCGAAGGCGCCGCCGCCCGCACCATCGATGTGCCTAGCGCTGCGCAAAGCCTGGTCGGCAAGGTCGACGTCATCTATGCACCTACCGACAACAACGTCATGTCAGCCTTCGAAGGCATCGTCAAGGTGGCGGAACAGGCCAAGCTGCCTGTGGTCGCCGCCGACACCGGCGCCGTGAAACGCGGCGCGGCCGCCGCCATCGGCCTCAACTATTACGACCTCGGGCGCCAGACCGGCAAGATCGTGGTGCGCATCCTGAAGGGCGAAGCCGCCGGCAAGATCGCTTCGCAAACCAGCACGACATTCGAACTCTACGTCAATCCTAAAGCTGCGCTGAAACAAGGCCTGACCTTGCCGGCTGACCTGGTCAAGTCGGCCAAGGTAGTCGAACAATAA
- a CDS encoding ABC transporter permease yields MSLIASLGAIEIGLIFGLVALGVFLSFRVVNFPDLTVDGSFPLGGAVAATLIVSGWNPFLATFIALLAGGLAGCVTACLNVYLKIMQLLASILVMIALYSVNLRIMGKPNVALISEPTVFSMTSIGGLSDYWVQPLVMLVIVLIAKLLLDAFFASETGLSMRATGANARMARAQGISTNRQTVWGLAISNALVALAGALFVQTQGGADISMGIGTIVIGLAAVIIGETVLPARSLVVTTAACIFGAVLYRFFIALALDMDFIGLKAQDLNLVTALLVGLALLIPNFKRSYRRMRGNGKTKPSASINNGLAARKGEN; encoded by the coding sequence ATGTCGCTCATCGCTTCGCTAGGCGCCATTGAGATCGGCCTGATTTTTGGCCTGGTCGCGCTTGGCGTGTTCTTGTCTTTCCGTGTCGTCAATTTTCCCGACCTGACGGTCGACGGCAGTTTTCCCCTCGGTGGTGCAGTTGCCGCTACCCTGATTGTCTCCGGCTGGAATCCTTTCCTTGCCACTTTCATTGCACTGCTGGCAGGCGGACTGGCGGGCTGCGTGACGGCCTGCCTGAATGTATACCTGAAGATCATGCAATTGCTGGCCAGCATCCTGGTGATGATCGCGTTGTATTCGGTCAACCTGCGCATCATGGGCAAACCCAACGTGGCGCTGATCAGCGAGCCGACGGTGTTCAGCATGACCAGCATCGGCGGCCTGTCGGACTACTGGGTGCAGCCATTGGTGATGCTGGTGATCGTGCTGATCGCCAAGCTCTTGCTGGATGCCTTTTTTGCTTCCGAAACTGGCCTGTCGATGCGCGCCACCGGCGCCAATGCGCGCATGGCGCGCGCCCAGGGCATTTCCACCAACCGGCAAACGGTGTGGGGCCTGGCGATTTCCAATGCGCTGGTAGCGCTGGCCGGCGCCTTGTTTGTGCAGACCCAGGGCGGCGCCGATATCTCGATGGGCATCGGCACCATCGTGATCGGCCTGGCAGCAGTGATCATCGGTGAAACCGTGCTGCCGGCGCGCAGCCTGGTAGTGACCACGGCGGCCTGTATTTTCGGCGCGGTGCTGTATCGCTTTTTCATTGCGCTGGCGCTGGACATGGATTTTATTGGCCTCAAGGCGCAGGACCTGAATCTGGTCACGGCGCTGTTGGTCGGCCTGGCGCTGCTGATTCCCAATTTCAAGCGCAGTTACAGGCGCATGCGTGGCAATGGAAAAACCAAGCCTTCCGCCAGTATCAACAATGGCCTGGCAGCGCGCAAAGGGGAAAACTGA
- a CDS encoding ABC transporter ATP-binding protein — MLKLDNLEITFNPDTPIENKVLRGLSLEIPSGQFVTVIGSNGAGKSTMLNAVCGDLMVDSGSITIDGTDATRRSSWQRADLVARVFQDPMAGTCESLTIEENMALAWKRGSPRGLRFSLNRNLRALFREKLSILGLGLENRLSDRMGLLSGGQRQAVSLLMASLRPSRILLLDEHTAALDPKTAAFILSLTAKIVESSKLTAMMVTHSMRQALDYGTRTVMLHEGKVILDVHGEQRRGLDVPDLLRMFETTRGEKIDDDKLLLG; from the coding sequence ATGTTGAAACTCGATAACCTGGAAATCACTTTCAATCCCGATACGCCGATCGAAAACAAGGTCTTGCGCGGTCTGTCGCTGGAAATTCCTTCTGGCCAGTTTGTCACCGTGATCGGCTCCAACGGCGCCGGCAAATCGACCATGCTGAATGCAGTCTGCGGCGACCTGATGGTCGACAGCGGCAGCATCACCATCGACGGCACCGACGCCACCCGCCGTTCCAGCTGGCAGCGCGCCGACCTGGTGGCGCGCGTATTCCAGGATCCGATGGCAGGCACCTGCGAGAGCCTGACGATTGAAGAAAACATGGCGCTGGCCTGGAAGCGCGGCAGCCCGCGCGGCCTGCGTTTTTCCCTGAACCGCAACCTGCGCGCGCTGTTCCGCGAAAAGCTCAGCATCCTCGGCCTGGGCCTGGAAAACCGCCTGTCCGACCGCATGGGCCTGCTGTCCGGCGGCCAGCGCCAGGCGGTCAGCCTGCTGATGGCTTCGCTGCGGCCGTCGCGCATCCTGCTGCTGGATGAGCATACCGCCGCGCTGGATCCGAAGACGGCAGCCTTCATCTTGTCGTTGACGGCCAAGATCGTCGAATCGAGCAAGCTGACGGCCATGATGGTCACCCACAGCATGCGGCAGGCGCTGGATTACGGCACGCGCACGGTGATGCTGCACGAAGGCAAAGTCATCCTGGATGTGCACGGCGAACAGCGCCGCGGCCTGGATGTGCCGGATCTGCTGCGGATGTTTGAAACCACGCGCGGCGAAAAAATCGATGACGACAAGCTGCTGCTGGGTTAA
- a CDS encoding Glu/Leu/Phe/Val dehydrogenase dimerization domain-containing protein, translated as MKALLNAFESRAPEIVFEWHDAETPARGWIVINSLRGGAAGGGTRMRSGLDRREVESLAKTMEVKFTVSGPAIGGAKSGIDFDPADPRKDGVLRRWYKAVTPLLKTYYGTGGDLNVDEVHEVIPMTESYGLWHPQEGIVNGHFQPSDSARIQKVGQLRMGVAKVVEDARYTPAASRKHLVADLITGWGVAESVLHYYRLYGGSVAGKRVIVQGWGNVGSTAAYYLSKAGARVVGIIDRNGGLVKAEGYSHEEVHALFLTKQGNQLIAGDMLSFDACNAAIWSVGADIFLPCAGSRLVRQEQVDQMVAHGLEVVASGANVPFADSDIFYGPIYEYADTKVAVIPDFVANCGMARAFAFLMQSEVEISDEAIFGDVSATVAAALEKCHGRSASRTGIAKVAFEIALQQLITPETSESAATRG; from the coding sequence ATGAAGGCTTTACTCAACGCGTTTGAAAGCAGGGCGCCGGAAATCGTCTTTGAATGGCATGACGCGGAGACCCCGGCGCGCGGCTGGATCGTGATCAATTCGCTGCGCGGCGGCGCGGCGGGCGGCGGCACCCGCATGCGCAGCGGCCTGGACCGGCGCGAAGTGGAATCGCTGGCGAAGACCATGGAAGTCAAGTTCACCGTCTCCGGCCCGGCCATCGGCGGCGCCAAGTCGGGCATCGATTTCGATCCTGCCGATCCGCGCAAGGATGGCGTGCTGCGGCGCTGGTACAAGGCGGTCACGCCTTTGCTGAAAACCTATTACGGCACCGGCGGCGACCTGAATGTCGACGAAGTCCATGAAGTGATTCCGATGACCGAGAGCTACGGCCTGTGGCATCCGCAGGAAGGCATCGTCAACGGCCATTTCCAGCCTAGCGACAGCGCCCGCATCCAGAAAGTCGGGCAGTTGCGCATGGGCGTGGCCAAGGTAGTGGAAGATGCGCGTTACACGCCAGCCGCCAGCCGCAAACACCTGGTGGCGGACCTGATCACAGGCTGGGGCGTGGCCGAATCTGTGTTGCACTACTACCGCCTGTATGGCGGCAGCGTCGCAGGCAAGCGCGTGATCGTGCAGGGCTGGGGCAATGTCGGTTCGACCGCGGCGTACTACCTGTCCAAGGCTGGCGCGCGTGTAGTCGGCATCATCGACCGCAACGGCGGCCTGGTGAAAGCCGAAGGCTACAGCCACGAAGAAGTGCATGCCTTGTTCCTGACCAAGCAGGGCAACCAGCTGATTGCCGGCGACATGCTGTCGTTCGATGCCTGCAATGCGGCGATCTGGAGCGTAGGCGCGGACATTTTCCTGCCTTGCGCCGGCTCGCGCCTGGTGCGGCAGGAACAGGTCGACCAGATGGTCGCCCACGGCCTGGAAGTGGTCGCCAGCGGCGCCAACGTGCCGTTTGCCGACAGCGATATTTTCTACGGCCCGATCTATGAATACGCCGACACCAAGGTCGCAGTGATCCCGGATTTCGTCGCCAACTGCGGCATGGCGCGAGCCTTTGCGTTCCTGATGCAAAGCGAGGTGGAAATTTCCGATGAAGCCATCTTCGGCGACGTTTCGGCCACCGTCGCCGCGGCGCTGGAAAAATGCCACGGCCGTTCGGCCAGCCGTACGGGCATCGCCAAAGTCGCTTTTGAAATCGCCTTGCAACAACTGATTACGCCAGAAACCTCGGAATCTGCCGCTACCCGCGGCTGA
- the hppD gene encoding 4-hydroxyphenylpyruvate dioxygenase, with translation MSDLFENPMGLCGFEFVEFASPTPNVLEPAFEAMGFSKVARHRSKDVTLYRQGDINFIINYEPKSPAYYFAKEHGPSACGMAFRVNDAHLAYQRALERGAEPMEINTGVMELRLPAIKGIGGAPLYLIDRFTPGKSIYDIDFEFIEGAERNPVGAGLKTIDHLTHNVYRGRMAHWAAFYERLFNFREVRYFDIKGEYTGLTSKAMSAPDGKIRIPLNEESSKGSGQIEEFLMQFNGEGIQHIALQTDNLVQTWDALKKMGTPFMTAPPATYYEMLEGRLPNHGEPTAELQMRGILLDGVSNQDGQRLLLQIFSATTLGPVFFEFIQRKGDEGFGEGNFKALFESIERDQIRRGVLKSE, from the coding sequence ATGTCCGATCTGTTTGAAAACCCCATGGGCCTGTGCGGCTTTGAATTTGTCGAGTTCGCCTCGCCGACCCCGAATGTGCTGGAGCCGGCATTCGAAGCCATGGGCTTCTCCAAGGTGGCGCGCCACCGCTCCAAGGATGTGACCCTGTATCGCCAGGGCGATATCAATTTCATCATCAATTACGAGCCCAAGAGCCCAGCCTATTATTTCGCCAAAGAGCATGGCCCGTCCGCTTGCGGCATGGCGTTCCGCGTCAATGACGCACACCTGGCGTACCAGCGCGCGCTGGAGCGCGGCGCCGAGCCGATGGAAATCAACACCGGCGTGATGGAATTGCGTTTGCCGGCGATCAAGGGCATCGGCGGCGCGCCGCTGTATCTGATCGATCGTTTCACTCCCGGGAAGTCAATCTATGACATCGATTTCGAATTCATCGAAGGCGCGGAGCGCAACCCTGTCGGCGCCGGCCTGAAAACCATCGACCACCTGACCCACAATGTATACCGCGGCCGCATGGCGCACTGGGCGGCGTTCTACGAGCGACTGTTCAATTTCCGCGAAGTCCGTTATTTCGACATCAAGGGCGAGTACACCGGCCTGACTTCCAAGGCGATGAGCGCGCCGGACGGCAAGATCCGCATTCCCCTGAATGAAGAGTCGTCCAAAGGTTCGGGCCAGATCGAAGAGTTCCTGATGCAGTTCAACGGCGAAGGGATACAGCATATTGCTTTGCAAACTGATAACCTGGTGCAGACATGGGACGCCTTGAAGAAGATGGGCACGCCATTCATGACAGCGCCGCCGGCTACCTACTACGAAATGCTGGAAGGGCGCCTGCCAAACCACGGCGAGCCGACCGCCGAGCTGCAGATGCGCGGCATCCTGCTGGACGGTGTCTCGAACCAGGATGGCCAGCGCCTGCTGCTGCAGATTTTCTCGGCCACCACTTTGGGTCCGGTGTTTTTCGAATTCATCCAGCGCAAAGGCGACGAAGGCTTCGGTGAAGGCAATTTCAAGGCGCTGTTCGAGTCCATCGAGCGCGACCAGATACGTCGTGGCGTACTGAAATCCGAATAA